One genomic segment of Choristoneura fumiferana chromosome Z, NRCan_CFum_1, whole genome shotgun sequence includes these proteins:
- the LOC141439988 gene encoding melatonin-related receptor-like has product MHGGRKNETERAFSLVTLNHAWPKRDRLLFTVACSVFGCIMNGFFVASFFVEDHLKRIGLVFHACVGMSDLIVSMAVIPVSAVVLLSGEWDTDAVCYALQFLTEASTYSYSIFFALVAVETYYRLCRSSEEYDVFISKRVDLISLFVFAVSFITAAVGVYLGLDYDCCYRLHYGNFTFRITTNVILHVIPCLITIFCLSSASLKMKSRAKKHNHYRKSQQYENDRYAHYLNITAFILYVSAWLPYVIVVHEFPATTDSRFYQSVWLGVGRSVITSVLYGTMDRRFRRAFAHLFNYCFCKSTLSGPFASRHRRACEYRAATGDVRVHIMHQAVNANSPQRAASSTREMQELR; this is encoded by the exons ATGCATGGGGGTAGAAAGAACGAGACAGAACGGGCCTTCTCACTCGTCACCCTTAACCATGCGTGGCCAAAGCGGGATAGATTGCTGTTCACGGTGGCGTGCTCTGTGTTCGGTTGCATCATGAATGGCTTCTTCGTAGCTTCGTTCTTCGTTGAAGACCATTTGAAGAGGATTG GTCTGGTGTTCCATGCCTGCGTGGGCATGTCTGACCTGATCGTGTCCATGGCAGTCATCCCTGTGTCTGCCGTGGTACTGCTCTCAGGCGAATGGGACACCGACGCTGTATGCTATGCGTTACAGTTTCTCACCGAAGCCTCTACATACAGCTATAGCATTTTTTTCGCT TTGGTGGCTGTGGAAACTTACTACCGACTGTGCAGGAGCAGCGAAGAGTACGATGTGTTTATCTCAAAACGTGTGGATCTCATCTCTCTATTCGTCTTCGCAGTTAGCTTCATCACCGCTGCTGTTGGGGTCTATCTTGGACTCGACTACGACTGCTGCTACCGACTGCACTATGGCAACTTTACTTTTAGGATAACAACCAATGTCATCCTACATGTCATCCCATGCTTGATAACCATATTCTGCCTGAGCAGCGCTTCTCTGAAGATGAAAAGTCGCGCCAAAAAGCATAATCACTATAGAAAATCTCAGCAATACGAAAATGATCGATATGCCCATTACCTGAACATAACCGCTTTCATCCTTTACGTTAGCGCTTGGCTCCCTTATGTCATTGTGGTCCATGAGTTCCCAGCCACAACTGACTCGCGTTTTTATCAGAGCGTGTGGCTTGGAGTAGGGCGGTCGGTTATCACCAGTGTCCTTTACGGCACCATGGATAGAAGGTTCAGGAGGGCATTCGCCCACTTGTTTAACTACTGTTTCTGTAAGAGTACTCTGTCTGGTCCATTTGCGAGTCGGCATAGGAGGGCTTGCGAGTACAGAGCCGCCACTGGCGATGTGCGAGTGCATATAATGCACCAGGCTGTTAATGCAAACAGTCCACAGCGTGCTGCTTCGTCCACCCGAGAGATGCAAGAGTTGCGATAG